The following proteins are co-located in the Siansivirga zeaxanthinifaciens CC-SAMT-1 genome:
- a CDS encoding FAD:protein FMN transferase has protein sequence MLSKSNIGYWVILLSFTSSICFSQQIFQKTIKLMGSRFDISVFAEHQDAGDQYINLAINEISRIEKLISSWDANSQTSEIIRNAGIKPVVVDNELFQLIKRAIKISELTDGAFDISYASMDKIWKFDGSMTEMPSAEAIKNSVAKVGYKNIVLNETEHSVFLKLQGMKIGFGAIGKGYAAYKAKALLQEKGVKAGIINASGDLNTWGTQPDGKDWLVAIVNPLNKEKVFSWLPVKNSAVVTSGNYEKYVKFNDVLYTHIIDPRTGYPSTGILSATIFTANAELADALATSVFVMGVEVGLDFINQLKGVECIIIDKDNKMRTSKNINLKQTN, from the coding sequence ATGCTTTCGAAAAGTAACATAGGGTATTGGGTAATACTTTTAAGTTTTACAAGTTCTATTTGCTTTTCGCAACAAATATTTCAAAAAACTATAAAATTAATGGGCAGCCGATTTGATATTTCTGTTTTTGCAGAACATCAAGATGCGGGCGACCAATACATTAATTTAGCCATTAACGAAATATCACGTATTGAAAAACTAATATCTTCATGGGATGCCAATTCTCAAACTTCAGAAATTATTAGAAATGCAGGTATAAAACCTGTGGTGGTAGACAATGAATTGTTTCAACTTATAAAACGAGCCATTAAAATTTCAGAATTAACCGATGGTGCTTTCGATATTAGTTATGCATCCATGGATAAAATTTGGAAATTCGATGGGAGCATGACCGAAATGCCTTCCGCGGAAGCGATAAAAAATTCGGTAGCCAAAGTAGGTTATAAAAACATTGTTTTAAACGAAACCGAGCATTCTGTTTTTTTAAAATTACAGGGCATGAAAATTGGCTTTGGGGCCATTGGTAAAGGCTATGCTGCCTATAAAGCCAAAGCGCTTTTACAAGAAAAGGGTGTTAAGGCAGGAATTATAAATGCTTCTGGCGATTTGAATACATGGGGAACTCAGCCCGATGGTAAAGATTGGTTGGTGGCTATTGTTAATCCGTTAAACAAAGAAAAAGTGTTTTCTTGGTTACCAGTAAAAAACAGTGCCGTTGTTACTTCGGGTAATTACGAAAAATATGTGAAATTTAATGATGTATTGTATACACATATAATAGATCCTCGAACCGGTTATCCTAGCACAGGTATTTTAAGTGCTACAATTTTTACTGCCAATGCCGAACTTGCCGATGCTTTGGCAACTTCTGTTTTTGTAATGGGCGTAGAGGTAGGTTTAGATTTTATTAATCAGTTAAAAGGCGTTGAATGCATAATTATAGATAAAGATAATAAGATGCGTACCTCAAAAAACATAAATTTAAAGCAAACAAATTAA
- a CDS encoding DUF4266 domain-containing protein — MKKLLLIVLTIGFFSSCTVVKEYEKVNLSDPDMVLTKKPSDRFITNFQVYREAAAGANGGKSGGGCGCN; from the coding sequence ATGAAAAAGCTGCTGTTAATAGTTTTAACCATTGGGTTTTTCTCTTCTTGCACGGTTGTAAAAGAGTATGAAAAAGTAAATTTAAGTGACCCTGATATGGTTTTAACTAAAAAACCTTCAGATAGGTTTATAACTAATTTTCAAGTATATCGAGAAGCTGCGGCTGGCGCCAACGGAGGAAAATCTGGTGGTGGTTGTGGATGTAATTAA
- a CDS encoding DUF3570 domain-containing protein — protein sequence MKKVIIIACVFFIGKLFAQESTTSYKKRVLETTEVDFLTSYYTQDGNNASVTGGIGTEELTDVTPTIVVSLPLNADDVLTIDAGISAYTSASSSNLNPFDGSSGASQGSGEVEDDKFSNKKSNAAGAYIGTPWAASSGASRSDVWASITADYSHSSDDRNTIVNADVSFATEYDYSSFGFGGGITKLFNEKNTTLSLSTKIYLDTWRPEYPTELDSYYESNENLNSGFFFNVPIYNQSGLAIDKNSSNAWAPTNSPFIQDKARNSYSLSFSFSQILSKNAQFSIFFDLVQQKGWLSNPMQRVYFADVDNYYIGDPTDIPYYTSAINQGVFQLADDIERLPNSRFKIPVGARLNYYLNEMFTLRTYYRYYTDDWGIKSHTAEVELPIKITSKFTLYPSYRYYNQTEADYFAPYETALSTSEFYTSDYDLSKFNANQYGFGVSYTDIFATKHIWKFGLKSIDLKYNNYKRNTGLTANIISAGCKFVMD from the coding sequence ATGAAAAAAGTAATTATTATCGCATGTGTTTTTTTCATTGGAAAACTATTTGCCCAAGAGTCTACAACAAGCTATAAAAAACGCGTTTTAGAAACTACTGAAGTCGATTTTTTAACTAGTTATTACACCCAAGACGGCAACAATGCTTCTGTTACCGGTGGTATAGGAACCGAAGAATTAACAGATGTTACACCAACCATCGTAGTTAGTTTACCTTTAAATGCAGACGATGTTTTAACTATTGATGCAGGCATATCGGCCTATACATCGGCTTCATCGAGTAACTTAAATCCCTTCGATGGTAGTTCTGGTGCTTCTCAAGGTTCAGGAGAAGTAGAAGATGACAAATTTTCTAACAAAAAGTCCAATGCAGCTGGTGCTTACATAGGAACCCCTTGGGCTGCCTCCTCAGGCGCTTCTAGGAGTGATGTTTGGGCTAGTATCACTGCCGATTATAGTCATAGTTCGGATGATAGAAATACTATTGTTAATGCCGATGTATCTTTCGCAACAGAATATGATTACTCATCGTTTGGTTTTGGTGGTGGTATAACAAAATTGTTTAATGAAAAAAACACCACGTTAAGTTTGAGCACCAAAATTTATTTAGATACTTGGCGTCCCGAATACCCAACCGAATTAGATTCGTATTACGAATCGAATGAGAATTTAAATAGTGGATTTTTCTTTAATGTGCCTATATACAACCAAAGCGGTTTAGCAATAGATAAAAATAGTAGCAATGCCTGGGCGCCAACAAATTCGCCTTTTATTCAGGATAAAGCCAGAAATTCTTATTCATTATCTTTTAGTTTTTCTCAAATTTTGAGTAAAAATGCGCAATTCTCTATATTTTTCGATTTAGTTCAGCAAAAAGGCTGGCTAAGTAACCCGATGCAGCGCGTTTATTTTGCAGATGTAGATAATTACTATATAGGTGATCCTACAGACATACCATATTATACAAGCGCTATAAATCAAGGTGTTTTTCAATTAGCCGATGATATTGAGCGTTTACCAAATAGCCGATTTAAAATTCCGGTTGGAGCGCGTTTAAATTATTATTTAAACGAAATGTTTACCTTAAGAACCTATTACAGGTATTATACAGACGATTGGGGAATTAAATCGCATACCGCCGAAGTAGAATTACCAATTAAAATTACGAGTAAATTCACCCTTTATCCGTCGTATCGTTATTATAATCAAACTGAAGCCGATTATTTTGCGCCCTATGAAACCGCATTATCAACCAGTGAATTTTATACATCAGATTACGATTTATCTAAATTTAACGCAAATCAATACGGATTTGGAGTTAGTTATACCGATATTTTTGCAACCAAACATATTTGGAAATTTGGTTTAAAAAGTATCGATTTAAAATATAATAATTATAAAAGGAATACCGGTTTGACGGCCAATATTATCTCGGCTGGATGTAAATTTGTAATGGATTAG
- a CDS encoding glycoside hydrolase family 3 N-terminal domain-containing protein: MRRFSYILFLLLMVNVGFSQNPLLSKNTFAQKKWVDSVYASMTLKEKVGQLYMVQVMSNQDEASKNKIESLIKEHQIGGIIYSLGGPVRQAKLNNDLQAISKLPMLIGMDAEWGLSMRLDSTYAFPWNMTLGAIKNNKLIEETGKHIGEHCKRLGVHFNFAPVVDINTNPDNPIIGNRSFGEDRDNVTEKASAFMKGMQGAGVLANAKHFPGHGDTDQDSHKTLPSISFSEKRIDSIELYPYRKLIKEGFSSVMVAHLNVPSLEPREGYPSSLSKHIVTDILKERLGFQGLIFTDALTMKGASNFSESGDIDLAAFKAGNDVMLMSEDVGIGVSKIIEAYESGDITEERLAHSVKKILMAKYKVGLNKYKPIDIKNLIKDLNRLEDDILYEELLENAITVVKNEGDLIPFQKLETKSIAYVELGDDDGSAFFTELKKYAKVHQIKAEMLDELMAKLQDYNTVVIGLHRSNANPWKAYKFSDTELTWIYEIARTHKVVLDVFVKPYALSDLKTIENIESIVVSYQNSDIAQRKSAQIIFGALASKGVLPVSVGNNLNAGTGIFNNDIKRLSYTIPERVGMDSELLNKIDQEAQRAIDGMMTPGIQVVVARKGKVIYSKNFGKHTYEGDEKVAWDDIYDVASLTKILATLPLVMEMEEQGIMSLDSKLSELLPEYKGSNKANVTIKSMLSHYARLRPWEPFYYKTLDETKHPSDTYYRKERSDLFNIEVSKNLYLRSDYPDSIQKIIKDSDLLPSLKYRYSDFPYYILKKFIEHYYDRTLEQLTQNHFYESLGANYTMYNPYHKISNKKIVPTEIDDYYRYQEVHGYVHDMGAAMQNGIGGHAGIFSNANDIAKIMQMYLQKGFYGGKRYLKPETIDKFNKTYYKEKGNRRGIGFDKPQFSGDGPTCGCVSLKSFGHSGFTGTYTWADPDKEIVYVFLANRTYPNAGKNLLLRENIRTNIQSLIYQAIIE; encoded by the coding sequence ATGCGTCGATTCTCATATATTCTATTTTTATTATTAATGGTTAATGTAGGGTTTTCTCAAAACCCGTTATTATCTAAAAATACATTTGCTCAAAAAAAGTGGGTAGATAGTGTTTATGCATCCATGACATTAAAGGAAAAAGTGGGCCAGCTTTACATGGTTCAAGTCATGTCTAACCAAGATGAAGCCTCAAAAAATAAAATAGAATCCTTAATTAAAGAGCATCAAATAGGAGGTATTATTTATTCGTTGGGTGGTCCCGTACGACAAGCCAAATTAAATAACGATTTACAAGCTATATCGAAACTACCTATGTTAATAGGTATGGATGCCGAATGGGGATTGAGTATGCGTTTAGATTCTACCTATGCTTTTCCTTGGAATATGACTTTAGGAGCTATAAAAAACAACAAACTTATTGAGGAAACAGGAAAACACATTGGAGAGCATTGCAAACGATTGGGCGTGCATTTTAATTTTGCTCCTGTGGTCGATATTAATACCAATCCAGACAATCCTATTATTGGAAATCGTTCTTTTGGTGAAGATAGAGATAATGTAACCGAAAAAGCATCGGCCTTTATGAAAGGCATGCAAGGTGCTGGGGTATTGGCAAATGCCAAACATTTTCCTGGCCATGGCGATACAGATCAAGATTCTCATAAAACCTTGCCAAGCATCAGTTTTAGTGAAAAACGAATCGATTCCATAGAATTATATCCTTACAGAAAGCTAATAAAAGAAGGCTTTTCAAGCGTTATGGTAGCCCACTTAAATGTGCCAAGTTTAGAGCCTCGCGAGGGCTATCCGTCGTCGCTTTCAAAACATATAGTTACCGATATTTTAAAAGAACGTTTAGGGTTTCAAGGTCTTATTTTTACCGATGCATTAACCATGAAAGGCGCTTCAAATTTTAGTGAGTCTGGTGATATTGACCTGGCGGCCTTTAAAGCGGGTAACGATGTTATGTTAATGTCTGAAGATGTTGGTATTGGTGTATCTAAAATCATTGAAGCTTACGAGTCGGGTGATATTACAGAAGAACGTTTGGCGCACTCTGTAAAAAAAATACTGATGGCTAAATATAAAGTGGGTTTAAATAAATACAAACCTATTGATATTAAAAATCTGATTAAAGATTTAAACAGGTTGGAAGACGATATTTTATACGAAGAACTTCTTGAAAACGCTATTACAGTGGTTAAAAATGAAGGCGATTTAATTCCGTTTCAAAAATTAGAAACAAAATCAATCGCCTATGTAGAATTAGGTGATGATGATGGATCTGCATTTTTTACTGAACTTAAAAAGTATGCCAAAGTACACCAAATTAAAGCAGAGATGCTTGATGAATTAATGGCAAAACTTCAAGATTATAACACGGTGGTTATTGGTTTACACCGCTCTAACGCAAACCCTTGGAAAGCTTATAAGTTTTCGGATACCGAGTTGACATGGATTTATGAAATTGCACGAACTCATAAAGTTGTTTTAGATGTTTTTGTTAAACCATATGCACTTTCCGATTTAAAAACGATTGAAAACATTGAAAGCATTGTAGTTAGTTATCAAAACAGTGACATTGCACAGCGAAAATCGGCACAAATTATTTTCGGAGCCTTAGCATCAAAAGGCGTGTTGCCTGTTTCAGTTGGTAATAATTTAAATGCAGGCACAGGTATTTTTAATAATGATATTAAACGCTTGTCGTATACCATACCAGAACGTGTGGGTATGGATTCTGAATTATTAAATAAAATAGACCAAGAAGCACAAAGAGCTATTGATGGTATGATGACCCCAGGTATACAAGTTGTTGTTGCTAGAAAAGGTAAAGTAATTTACAGTAAAAATTTTGGAAAACATACTTATGAAGGTGATGAAAAAGTGGCTTGGGACGATATTTACGATGTGGCCTCTTTAACAAAAATACTGGCAACTTTACCTTTGGTAATGGAAATGGAAGAGCAAGGCATTATGTCTTTAGATAGTAAGTTGTCTGAACTTTTACCAGAATACAAAGGCTCTAACAAAGCGAATGTTACCATTAAATCGATGCTTTCACACTATGCCCGGTTGCGACCTTGGGAACCGTTTTATTATAAAACCTTAGATGAAACCAAACATCCAAGTGATACTTATTACAGAAAAGAACGTAGTGATTTATTTAATATTGAAGTCTCTAAAAATTTATACTTACGATCTGATTATCCGGACTCTATTCAAAAAATAATTAAAGATTCAGATCTGCTTCCCAGCTTAAAATATCGATACAGCGATTTTCCTTATTATATTTTAAAGAAATTTATTGAGCATTATTACGACAGAACTCTTGAACAATTAACCCAAAATCATTTTTATGAATCTTTGGGAGCGAATTACACCATGTATAATCCGTATCACAAAATAAGCAACAAGAAAATAGTTCCAACCGAAATTGACGATTATTATCGTTACCAAGAGGTACATGGTTACGTACACGATATGGGTGCAGCGATGCAAAATGGTATTGGTGGGCATGCGGGTATTTTTAGTAATGCCAACGATATTGCTAAAATCATGCAAATGTATTTGCAAAAAGGATTTTATGGTGGTAAACGTTACTTAAAACCAGAAACAATTGATAAGTTTAATAAAACATATTATAAAGAAAAAGGTAACAGACGCGGTATTGGTTTTGATAAACCACAGTTTAGTGGAGATGGTCCAACCTGCGGTTGTGTGTCTTTAAAAAGTTTTGGACATTCTGGTTTTACAGGAACGTATACTTGGGCAGATCCAGACAAAGAAATTGTTTATGTGTTTTTAGCAAACCGAACGTATCCCAATGCAGGGAAAAATTTGTTATTAAGAGAAAATATTAGAACCAATATTCAAAGCTTAATTTATCAAGCTATTATTGAGTAA
- the bshA gene encoding N-acetyl-alpha-D-glucosaminyl L-malate synthase BshA, giving the protein MKIGIVCYPTFGGSGVVATELGLELSKRGHEIHFITYNQPVRLELISNNVHYHEVNVPEYPLFHYQPYELALSSKLVDMVKLHNIEILHVHYAIPHAYAAYMAKKMLIEENIYVPIVTTLHGTDITLVGNHPFYKPAVTFSINKSDAVTAVSQSLKEDTLRLFDIKNDIYVVPNFIDLDKYNSSGFSDCQRGMMAKDDEKIITHISNLRPVKRVEDVINVFYKVQKEIPSKLMLVGEGPEREKIEILCQKLGILNKVVFLGKSNEIDKILCFSDLFLLPSESESFGLAALEAMASSVPVISSNTGGIPEVNIHGVSGFLSNVGDVDDMAKNAIYILSDNNRLQQFKDNARKQALKFDLHEIVPQYEAIYQDTLAKCLVL; this is encoded by the coding sequence ATGAAAATAGGTATCGTTTGTTACCCAACTTTTGGGGGTAGTGGTGTTGTGGCAACAGAATTAGGTTTAGAATTATCTAAACGCGGACATGAAATACATTTCATAACTTACAACCAACCTGTAAGATTAGAATTAATAAGCAACAATGTACATTATCACGAAGTTAATGTGCCCGAATATCCGCTGTTTCATTATCAGCCTTATGAACTTGCTCTATCGAGTAAATTGGTAGATATGGTAAAGTTGCATAATATAGAAATCTTACATGTTCATTATGCCATTCCGCATGCTTACGCCGCTTATATGGCTAAAAAAATGCTTATCGAAGAAAATATTTATGTGCCCATTGTAACCACCCTTCATGGCACCGATATTACACTTGTTGGTAACCATCCTTTTTATAAACCAGCGGTTACATTCAGTATTAATAAATCGGATGCTGTAACGGCCGTATCACAAAGTTTAAAAGAAGATACTTTAAGATTATTCGACATTAAGAATGATATTTATGTGGTGCCTAACTTTATCGATTTAGACAAGTATAATAGTAGTGGTTTTTCAGATTGTCAAAGAGGTATGATGGCTAAAGATGATGAAAAAATTATTACACACATAAGTAATTTACGTCCAGTAAAACGTGTTGAAGATGTTATAAATGTTTTTTATAAAGTTCAAAAAGAAATACCTTCTAAATTAATGTTGGTTGGCGAAGGACCAGAACGTGAAAAAATTGAAATTTTATGTCAAAAATTAGGCATTTTAAACAAAGTCGTTTTCCTTGGGAAAAGTAACGAGATTGATAAAATTTTATGTTTTAGCGATTTGTTTTTATTACCATCGGAATCTGAAAGTTTTGGTTTAGCCGCTTTAGAAGCTATGGCTTCTAGTGTGCCAGTCATATCAAGTAATACGGGCGGTATTCCAGAAGTTAACATCCACGGTGTTTCGGGTTTTTTAAGTAATGTTGGCGATGTCGATGATATGGCTAAAAATGCTATTTATATTCTAAGTGATAACAACCGTTTACAACAATTTAAAGACAACGCCCGCAAACAAGCTTTAAAATTCGATTTACATGAAATTGTACCTCAATATGAAGCTATTTATCAAGATACTTTGGCTAAATGCTTGGTTTTGTAA
- a CDS encoding FAD-binding and (Fe-S)-binding domain-containing protein, whose translation MVNTSHLQALSEILEGELFYDDLIKSIYATDASVYRILPLAVAYPKSKADIKALINFAKVHKKSLIPRTAGTSLAGQCVGEGIVVDVSKYFTKIISFDEKNRTITVQPGIVRDALNNYLKPFGLFFSPNTSTSNRCMIGGMVGNNSSGTTSIRYGVTRDKIIEMHTILSDGSEVVFKDVTPDAFKLKMEGNTLEASIYKSIFNELSSKSIQKQILENFPKPEIHRRNTGYAIDELIKTNVFSEATEPFNMCKLLSGSEGTLAFTTQITLKLDPLPPQEATMVTAHFNSIESCLQAVALTMEHNLYNCEMMDKTILDCTKHNKTQQENRSFIEGDPKAILMCEVRASTREQVNVLTKKLLDAIASSGLSYAYPILEGEAINKANNLRSAGLGLLGNIIGDRKSAACIEDTAVALPDLANYISEFTALMKGYNQEAIYYAHAGAGELHLRPVLNLKKAEDVKLFRKITTDVAHLVKKYGGSMSGEHGDGIVRAEFIPFMIGDANYQILKRIKSVFDADNIFNPGKIVDALPMDQNLRYKADREEPEIQTLLDFSDSLGILRATEKCNGSGDCRKQPEFGGTMCPSYRATKNEKDTTRARANALREFLTNSDKKNKFDHDELKTVFDLCLSCKACSSECPSSVDVASLKAEFLFQYQQANGVSLRTKLFAYNNTLNQFGALFPHLTNFMFSNTFTASILKKGLGIAKERSLPLISNISLSKYIQSNKNQLVVKNKIKTVYFFNDEFTNHLDKTIGEDALLLLTALNYDVKFVKHEESGRALISKGLLKQAQDKANKNVAVFKDLVSEETPLIGIEPSAILTFRDEYLKLADDKSSAKKIARHCFLIDEFLQNEIKLGHITASQFTSQAKTIKFHGHCHQKSLSNQSCSFDVLNLPVNYKVTIIASGCCGMAGSFGYEKEHYNVSMTVGEQTLFPAVRKSSAEVIIAATGTSCRHQIKDGTQREAKHPVTILREALI comes from the coding sequence ATGGTTAATACATCTCATTTACAGGCATTAAGCGAAATTTTAGAAGGCGAATTATTTTACGATGATTTAATAAAATCAATATACGCTACCGATGCCTCAGTATATAGAATATTACCATTAGCGGTGGCTTATCCTAAAAGCAAGGCCGATATTAAAGCTTTAATAAACTTTGCTAAAGTTCACAAAAAATCGCTTATACCCAGAACGGCTGGAACTTCGTTAGCAGGACAATGTGTTGGGGAAGGTATTGTTGTAGATGTTTCTAAATATTTTACAAAGATTATAAGTTTTGATGAAAAAAACCGTACGATAACCGTACAGCCAGGCATTGTTCGTGATGCTTTAAACAATTATTTAAAACCTTTCGGATTATTTTTTAGTCCGAATACATCCACATCAAATCGATGTATGATAGGAGGGATGGTAGGAAATAATTCTTCGGGTACCACCTCCATTCGTTATGGTGTTACCCGCGATAAAATTATTGAAATGCATACCATTTTAAGCGATGGTAGCGAGGTTGTTTTTAAGGACGTTACGCCCGATGCATTCAAACTTAAAATGGAAGGCAACACTTTAGAAGCTTCTATTTACAAATCGATTTTTAATGAATTGTCATCCAAATCAATTCAAAAACAAATATTAGAAAACTTTCCAAAACCAGAAATACACAGAAGAAATACGGGGTATGCTATTGATGAATTAATAAAAACTAATGTTTTTTCGGAAGCTACCGAGCCCTTTAATATGTGTAAACTACTCTCTGGAAGCGAAGGAACATTAGCCTTTACAACACAAATTACTTTAAAATTAGACCCGTTACCTCCGCAGGAAGCCACCATGGTTACGGCTCATTTTAACAGTATAGAAAGCTGTTTACAAGCCGTTGCTCTAACAATGGAACATAATCTCTACAATTGTGAGATGATGGATAAAACTATTTTAGATTGCACCAAACATAATAAAACGCAACAAGAAAACCGCTCTTTTATTGAAGGCGACCCTAAGGCTATTTTAATGTGTGAAGTAAGAGCATCTACCAGAGAACAAGTAAATGTTCTAACAAAAAAATTACTAGATGCCATTGCATCTTCCGGATTAAGTTATGCCTATCCCATTTTAGAAGGCGAAGCAATTAACAAAGCAAATAATTTACGAAGCGCTGGCTTAGGTTTATTAGGAAATATTATTGGCGATAGGAAATCGGCAGCATGTATAGAAGATACCGCTGTGGCTTTACCCGATTTAGCCAACTACATTTCAGAGTTTACAGCGCTTATGAAGGGTTACAACCAAGAAGCCATATACTATGCCCATGCAGGTGCTGGTGAGTTACATTTGCGACCTGTTTTAAATTTAAAAAAAGCAGAAGATGTTAAATTATTTAGAAAAATAACTACCGATGTTGCGCATTTAGTAAAAAAATATGGAGGTTCCATGAGTGGTGAGCATGGTGATGGAATTGTAAGAGCGGAATTCATTCCGTTTATGATTGGGGATGCGAATTATCAAATTTTAAAACGTATAAAATCGGTTTTCGATGCCGATAATATTTTTAATCCTGGTAAAATTGTTGATGCCTTACCAATGGATCAAAATTTACGTTATAAAGCCGACCGCGAAGAACCTGAAATACAAACCTTACTAGATTTTTCTGATTCTTTAGGCATTTTAAGAGCTACCGAAAAATGTAATGGTTCTGGCGACTGCAGGAAACAACCCGAATTTGGAGGCACCATGTGTCCGAGTTACAGAGCCACCAAAAACGAAAAAGATACCACCAGAGCGCGGGCCAATGCCTTACGTGAATTTTTAACTAATTCAGATAAAAAAAACAAGTTCGATCATGACGAGCTTAAAACGGTTTTCGATTTATGTTTAAGTTGCAAAGCCTGTAGCAGCGAGTGCCCAAGTAGTGTAGATGTGGCAAGTTTAAAAGCCGAGTTTTTATTTCAATATCAGCAGGCCAATGGCGTGTCTTTAAGAACCAAATTATTTGCTTACAACAACACTCTAAACCAGTTCGGCGCTCTGTTTCCTCATCTTACAAATTTTATGTTTTCAAATACATTTACAGCTTCTATACTAAAAAAAGGTTTGGGAATTGCTAAGGAAAGAAGCTTGCCATTAATTTCAAATATAAGTTTAAGTAAATATATTCAATCAAATAAAAATCAATTAGTTGTAAAAAATAAAATAAAAACAGTTTATTTCTTTAATGACGAATTTACCAACCATTTAGATAAAACTATTGGCGAAGATGCGCTGCTGCTTTTAACAGCCTTAAACTATGACGTTAAGTTTGTTAAACATGAGGAATCTGGACGTGCTTTAATTTCTAAAGGCTTATTAAAACAGGCTCAAGACAAGGCGAATAAAAATGTGGCTGTTTTTAAAGATTTAGTTTCAGAAGAAACCCCATTAATTGGCATCGAACCTTCAGCCATTTTAACTTTTCGTGATGAATATTTAAAATTAGCCGACGATAAATCTTCAGCAAAAAAAATAGCACGCCATTGTTTTTTAATCGATGAGTTTCTACAAAATGAAATTAAATTAGGCCATATAACTGCCAGTCAATTTACTTCTCAGGCTAAAACCATTAAGTTTCACGGTCATTGCCATCAAAAATCATTAAGCAATCAATCCTGTAGTTTTGATGTTTTAAACCTGCCAGTAAACTATAAAGTTACCATTATAGCCAGTGGTTGTTGTGGTATGGCAGGAAGTTTTGGTTACGAAAAAGAGCATTATAATGTTAGTATGACGGTTGGTGAGCAAACCTTATTTCCGGCAGTGAGAAAGTCTAGTGCCGAAGTTATTATAGCAGCAACAGGAACCAGCTGCAGGCATCAAATAAAAGATGGAACACAACGCGAAGCAAAACATCCTGTTACCATTTTACGTGAGGCGCTTATTTAG
- a CDS encoding UDP-2,3-diacylglucosamine diphosphatase: MKIRRKIELAVISDVHLGTYGCHAKHLLTYLNSIEPKKLILNGDIIDVWQFSKRYFPKSHLKVIKKIMDMAADGVEIIYITGNHDEMLRKFANSTIGNISIVNKAVLELDGKRAWFFHGDVFDVSIQNARFLAKLGGYGYDLLTLINRGVNWFLEKRGKERYSLSKKVKNGVKGAVKFINDYEKVIAELAIENGYDYVVCGHIHQPKMEYFENKNGKTLYLNSGDWVENFTALEYQFKRWKMYNYDSDKLSAFYVDEDFENMEIKDLIAAITIVDKHEKKK; this comes from the coding sequence TTGAAGATTAGAAGAAAAATAGAATTAGCTGTAATATCGGATGTGCATTTAGGAACCTATGGCTGTCATGCCAAACACCTACTAACTTATTTGAATAGCATAGAACCTAAAAAACTTATTTTAAACGGCGATATTATTGATGTTTGGCAATTTAGTAAGCGGTATTTCCCCAAATCGCATTTAAAAGTTATTAAAAAAATTATGGATATGGCCGCCGATGGTGTAGAGATTATTTACATTACCGGAAACCATGATGAAATGCTTAGAAAATTTGCAAATTCTACCATTGGTAATATTTCTATTGTGAACAAAGCTGTTTTAGAATTAGACGGTAAAAGAGCTTGGTTTTTTCATGGCGATGTTTTTGACGTTTCTATACAAAATGCGCGATTTTTAGCCAAGCTTGGTGGCTATGGTTACGACCTTTTAACGCTTATAAATCGGGGTGTTAATTGGTTTTTAGAAAAGCGCGGTAAAGAACGTTACTCGTTGTCTAAAAAGGTGAAAAACGGTGTGAAAGGTGCCGTAAAATTTATTAATGATTACGAAAAAGTAATTGCAGAATTGGCTATTGAAAATGGCTATGATTATGTGGTTTGCGGACACATACACCAACCAAAAATGGAATATTTTGAAAATAAAAATGGTAAAACGCTCTACCTGAATTCAGGCGATTGGGTCGAGAATTTTACAGCTTTAGAATATCAATTTAAACGATGGAAAATGTATAACTATGACAGCGACAAATTATCTGCCTTTTATGTTGATGAAGACTTTGAAAACATGGAAATTAAAGATCTTATCGCAGCTATAACCATTGTTGATAAACACGAGAAAAAAAAATAA